GTCGGTGTTTTCTGGAGGGACAGAGAGGACCGGACTGTGCTGGACATCATCCTCAGCAGCCCTTATGTTCGCTTCCAGCATCACCTGTTCAGAGGGCGAGTGCAGAGCTTTCCTCACACCTGTAACCAGGGAAACTTCTCCATCCTCCTGAAgcacctgcagctgtcagacagcCGCAGCTACACCTGCTTCATCCCACAGCTGAAGCTCAAGGAGACTATCCAGCTCACTGTGTCAGGttagctcctcctcctctctgagcATGTTCACAGCTTTGTTGTCGTGTCCCTCTGAGCTCCTCTGCTCTTTGCTCCTGATGCAGATCACTGCGTGTCTGAAGCTCAGAGGACTCCAGGACCTTCATCTGCAGACTCCAGCTTCACGGCAGGTTACCTTCATCTCACCACCAGCCTCAcgctcctcatcttcctcctaCTGAATCCTTGATAGGAGCGAGGCCTCGAACACAGACTGAGCTGGactctttctttatttaaagaCTAAATACTtttatggtggcccctagagacaaagcacactTTCACTCcacattaaatgtaataaataaatcatataattacatttaatgTGGAGTGAAAGTGAAAGCTTTGTAAATTTTCGCTATCTAGAAAGCTAAAATTTCCgaagaaattttaagtgtgcctatgctaCTGCCAGATCAGTTGTCCAAAGACATCAGGATGTATGTATTTGGAGCAAAAAACtaacagaaaaactgaaacatatttagtagaaatatgtacacatgagaaaTATCAATATTATTTCTTGGTTTTTCTCTTAAATAAATGGACTGGGGTGTAACAGCGACTTGCTTTGTTATGAAGGCCAAAGTGATGCTCAAtgagaacagaagaagaagactcTAAAGACCACtgatctgttattaatctctcaCAGGTCAGAGTTGTTTCTTACAGGATCCAGCAGATGGCGATAATCCTCCAGAACACCAATTAAAAAAAGCATCTCGTacatgtttgttgtgtttggtttttgatATGATCACATGATGGCACCACGAGGCTGAAAGCTTAAACTTCAGCTCAGTGTGATCTCTGGTGAGATTTCAACTGCgtcacttttgtttttataacgTAAAGAAATCAGATGTCTGAAAAGTCACTGAGAAAGATTTTAATGACATCCGTAAgtattaaattaaagaaaaacaattaactTAAACTTTTGATTAAGACCTTCTGACACATTTAAATACTTTCACTCCCATTACAGTTAGTACCTGTAAAGTTTGGGTTGTGTTCaaaagactttaaatcatcCTAACGTGTGTTTTAAAGAAAAGCTCTAGCTGAATTTTAGAACTATTTGCTAACAACACAATGAAAGAAGTAAAGGTGAATGATTCATtgttgaaaacagaaaaaaatgaataaaaacaaaagagggagagtttttttccccctacatTTTCCACTTTTACAGAACGCAAAAGCCAAATATTATTAGTACTAAGTAATAAACACTGTTTCTTGTTACTACTTTACAACtacattctaaaaataaatattaggaAACTGTAAAAATTAAACAAGCTAATAAATAAACCATATAAAATACTGACAGATAAAATCTAAGGTATAAAAGTTGCGAGAACACACAAAGTGAAGTAAATCAGTGACAATGGAAGCAATACAACATTTGGATTAACTGATATGagcaaaaaatgtcaaaatagcTTCAAGTGTCTTGTTTTGGTTtgataacaaaaaaacccttaaaatcAGTCAAGTTTTCCCCTCTTATAAATTGGTTCAGCTCTTTGTGCCACCTTTAAAGTTTCACACACATCTGAGGTTTGCATATTTGAGCTCCCATAAAGACCgcttaaatgtaaaatatgtagGTAAACATAAAGTCCTACCAGAATTGGCCCAATGAGGGAAAATAAAGGATGTTTCTATTTCTATTCTAAACCAAGTGAAGCTTAACGATTGTTTATAAGGTGCTCAGGCTGCCAGCCTTGAGGATATTTTCACATATTTGTTTtagaaacagcagcagtggtgGTAAATATAACAAACGGCATATTTTAGGTGTCAACTGTCATTTTGTTAATAAAAGGTTATTTAAACAAGGCATGAAGACTATCCTTAAACAGAGAAGCACAACAACAAGTCCTCTTTGCCTACTTTAAAGAGCTGAAGAGCACAAGcagaggggcagagaggagagaaaggTGGTGTTTGGAGGTCGTCACTGCTGCACCACGAGTCGTAGGAGGCTCAGGATGTGGAGTCGTTATTTTAACAGCAGGTTTCACtgcaacacaaaaaaaacaatcatcaGTTTAATAAGAACTGAACATAAAGAAACACTAAGTTGTTTGATTTTAAGGAAGGAAGCCTAAATCTGAAAATTATGGGCATTCATATAGGAATCTCTGAAacattgctgctgctgatgtaaaaaaatagaaacattcAGCTACTTTGTTTCTGTACAGCTTGCAGATCACAGCAGATCACCCGCAGTGCGATCTCTGTCTGGTGctaacacagtaaaaaaaacacatccttTGACCATTAGTTcagatgtttcctgttttttcactCTGCTTTTAACACTACTGCAGCTCTTTAGCTGAACCTCACACTCAAATACTGATCGACTGATGATCGGATCgattagaaacaaacaaaaacaagcaagaaAACATCTTTAAGCAGACTGAGTTTGATCACAAACTGAACAACAATCATACAAAACACCCACACCTGCTAAAGGATCATTTGGTTCCACTCATGAAAATTTAATCTGTTAACGTTTGTCCACCTTCCACATTTGCCTGCTGCTATGTCTTCAAATAGGATCTAATGTCTATTTTTTCTACATATGGTTACAAAAGAGCCAGAACAGTTTCTGTGGGATAGTCTTAAATATGCTGCTGATTAACCCCTCCACTGTGCATTTAGTGGGAGGGGGAGTGGATTCATAAGGAGGCTTTTTGTGCAGCAGTCAACTCTTTGTGAGCTTGAGGCTTCATCGACACTTACTGTGAACAGTTTCTGCAGTAAATCAGACTTAAAAAGGAAACCTGTCCTGACTGTCTGaccttcatccatccatttctaCTCACTAATCACTGCAGCTTATccttttctgctgctgctgcacaaacACTGAGGTGTTCCTAATGAAGTGCTCGTGCTGCCAAACTGACCTGTGACCTTCAGAGTCATCTTGGTCTGATAGTCCACTTTGGGGATGTTGCAATTGTACGGGCCGGCGTTGTCCGCCCTCAGGCCCTTTATGAGGATGGAGAGGTTTCCAGTCTTGTATTGGTCTGGGAAGCTGACCACACGACCTTTAAACTTTGGATCTATTTTATGCTCTTTGCTTTCGATGATGTCCAACACAACTTTGTCATCCTTGTCCCTCCAGAAGGCAGTGACCGGCTCGGACAGCTTTTCAGAGTAGACGCAGGGCAGCAGGACCTCACCACCGATGAAGTCGGTCCTCACAGACTGGCTGCTGGCTGCAGGACGACAGGACAGGTGAGTTACAGGTTACCTGTGCACAGCTTCACCACAGCTCTGTGCTTTAGCTCACTGTGTGCAAAGTGAAGAACTCAGCAAACCCTCTTGAATTTCTCTAAATGTGCAGAGAGGCCAGTTTCACAGGGTTTGTAAACATGAAGACATTCTTGATAAAACAATCTGGAAACCTCAATCTCGCACATTCTGTGCATTGAAAGCAGACAGGTGAGGTGGTTTTGTTAGATTTTGTTCTGGGCAAACCCAAATGGACGAGACCCTGGGGTAGACCCAGAACCTGCTGGGGAGATGATCGCATCTGTCCTGTAAACATCTCGAGATCCACCAGTAAGAACTGGATAGTGTGGCTTTGGAGCAGTATTTATAAAATCTCTCTATCATCATTATCTATGTTACAAAAAAGGACAAGGAAAATCCAAAACTTTGGTTAGAGAGATCATAATGAATgattcttaaaaataaaaaaacacttaaATTCACTCACCAATTCATTTTTAACTCCAAAAATAtgtataaagcaataaacagCCAACTTCCTGATAATATCCTAAAATTGGTTTTTAAAATAGACGGGGGACACAGTTTGATGGAGGCAGTTATATTTAAACCATCCCTGTGTCCACACTACACTACAAACTGTCTCTTAATGTGGAGTAATGACAGGAAGCAATGTGGAACCAAGAAATATGTTTGTCTGTAGCACCAACCGTCTACACTCCTAGTCTATTTCTGATGTAATGTCCTTAACCAGTGTGTCAGACGACCACCCACCAGCATGCACAAGCTCTTTAatctaatttacatttttagtgCTAAAATATAATGATTGATGTTAATAATATAGCTTTTAAATGTATCATTTTACAAAAAACGGGGAAAAAATAACTGCAGTAATACACTCTAAGAACTAAAACTGATAATTACTTAAATATTTTGGTGCAACACTTTTACACTCAAAAATAAtgagtaaatgcaaaaacaatcaCATCTCTTAAATACACCTTATTGAGTAAATCCAACTAAAATGGAATAAGTTGTTATGAACAATTAAAGATGTTACAGTAACATACAAAATTGAGTAAATACACTTGAAAATGTAAGTTAAAACAACAGTAACCAAAAGTTCAAACtacataaaatattaattagGAAATGCTGAAATGCTTGGCACATTTAACCTACACCATtacaattatttgtttttaaataatggtTCAATTTACTTAATATTTTTAAGTTAACTTAAGCAAAAACGTTAATTAcaattaagtgtgtgtgtgtgtgtgtgtgtgtacgtgtgtgtgtgtgtacacacacacacacacacacacacacaaacacacacacacaaacacaggaaaaaagaacCACATCAGTTCAACATTGTTCacaatgatttattttaaacagcttTTTTGTGAATCACACATTTAGCAGATTCCTTCTCTGAACACAGTGAGCTGAAATCTGTTCTACATTCAGTGGATAAAACTTGGATAAAATTTCAGTCACAACAGCCTTATATAATAAAATTGCATCCAAATTGGCATGCTTGATAAAACTCTGTAAAACTGGCATATTGATGCTAACAACAAGAAAAATGTACCTGCCAtacaaagaataaaagtggCTCAAGTGAACGCAGTGCTTTAACCTTTTCAGAAAAGgtcaaatgacaaaaataaaattaagatcccaaaaaaatataaatcctgaaaaaaaacaaaaaaacatttgcactgtgacATAGTTTTTGAACATCTTATTTTGAGTCCAAAAAATTGGGAAGATTATAACTAAAGAGTGACCAAAAAACAtccataatttaaataaaaaggtttCAAAAAGGATtgcgaaaagaaaaaaaaaaaaacatacagaagATACTCTCTTCTGTATGTTCACCTTAATGTGAATCTGGAAAAGTtaatacacacatacaaacacagtttatggtacaaacattatttatgaaCAGGAATGTCAACACAATGTAATGTCGCAACTGAACCTTTTGATGAGCATTACATGTCACTTAACAAGTCTAACACTTTAAGAACAGCCCTGTGAAATTTTGTCTACAATGAACAGAGGTCATTTTTCAGTCTTTGAACCTTGACAGAAAGGTTTCCTGGATCCAGCTCCATGAACACTTTTTGAAATGCTTCAAATGTGCCTGTGAAATTCTTGGGGTATTTCAGATCCAGAGCATAGCACAGTCCCAAAAGATAGCAACAGGCTTTGCTCAGATTCCCAAGTTTGCCCAGAACAGTAACGCCTTCAATAACAATACCCACATCAGTAGGTTCGCCTGACCTGTCTTGATTCTGCAGCAGGTAAATCTTCATCACCTCCTCAGCCAAAGCCTCTTCAACAAAGACAGCATCAGCACCGtcctttaaaaagagaaagaactgTTTTCAGCTCACATATTTCCAAACATTGAAACAAAAAGTTTCATTTGTATGACATTACCGGTACTCATAATATGTGGACACTGTGCTCCAAAATCTTTGAGCAAATGCTATTCTTTTGTATGctttgaagtgttttttttttctttagaacaGTATCTTAAAACTTTTCTATGATCTCACAagctaaaataaactactaataTTCCTAAAACAGATTTATTGCACCAACCTCAAAGGTTTTGATTAAGGCACTTGGATCCTCTCCCAGATGGTCAATGAGACATCTGATGATGACTTCTCGTTTTTTCTCGATGGAATTTCCACTCTGTAAAACAGGAAGTCTCAACTGAGGCAaaatttgcacatttaaaacatgacTTACCATTTCTAGCTTAAACATAacaatttttttctgttgttgaccTGTTTTCACACCCACCATCAAGGTAAGAACACCTGTGGAGCTAAAATATTGAACAGAAACCTAAGAAAAGCCGTTTTTAGTGGAAGGGCCTCTTCAGTGCTGTGTTGGAACGTTTTTGTGGTTAGAAAATGCAATCTTCCTTACTTGAAGCAGAAGGTTTAACTGTGCCCTGTGGCGTTGTCCAGCAgcacctttcttggcttgaaACAAGGACAGGAGTTTGGATGAATACAAGTCCAACGATGACATGAACTTTGGTTCAAGGTTCAGGGTCGTGATCCTATGAAACTCTGCACTGACCTGGATGGGAGAGGACAAAAAACCAAGGACAAAAAAATCTGAAGGCCAAAATTCTGattcaatcaaaaaaaaaatctttaagtgGAACTACCATTTTTTGCAACCTGGACCTTATTTTCTAACATGCAAAAGATTAATTTACTCATCCAGACATAAATCCATATAAGTGGAGTTGTTCAGTATGCAGACTAAAGCCTTAACATAAAGTATTATCTTCCACTAAGCTTCTAAATTTTATGTTATGAATTGCTTGCACTATTTCCCTGTGAGATTGTATAATCTTGGAGGGAAGAGGCGGAGCCAGGTTGCCCTCTGAACCATCGTCTGCCAGGCAGCGATGCGAGAGGAACACACTGCTGAAGTGGCGCACATATTCAGAATCGCGTCAGCGGCTTTACAGAGAAAGCCTTTCAGCTCCTCTGGCAGCTCTGCTTCCTCCACCTTCCTGGAGATGACAAACGCTAGCAAGGCAGTGTTGTTAGTCACTGCAGCTGACTGAACAGTGCATTGATGTGCGCGATCAGTGAACCTTGCTATC
The window above is part of the Maylandia zebra isolate NMK-2024a linkage group LG23, Mzebra_GT3a, whole genome shotgun sequence genome. Proteins encoded here:
- the LOC101487160 gene encoding CD276 antigen homolog; protein product: MVSMLAVVFVCLSVSSVVHVCAPVGGEVLLQCVCPELRRLPHKVGVFWRDREDRTVLDIILSSPYVRFQHHLFRGRVQSFPHTCNQGNFSILLKHLQLSDSRSYTCFIPQLKLKETIQLTVSDHCVSEAQRTPGPSSADSSFTAGYLHLTTSLTLLIFLLLNP